From Pungitius pungitius chromosome 9, fPunPun2.1, whole genome shotgun sequence, one genomic window encodes:
- the LOC119217778 gene encoding calcium uniporter protein, mitochondrial-like yields MASVRLVGKVTARLSGSIQPLRCGLRTTRPLTFLHQAQKRPSLLGNSHFYSTLASSSDVALRYKYGRLVLEVPLPSRKEKCLFFLRPMLMSVGDLITDLHREDPGAITSISSKDGEPIANTTLIDALLDKGFQLIVNDAVYNVCAPEKVPSPAALSGEQAAQLKDMKHVVHLLHTALHLPEHHLLKERQLLERLDNLKQELSPLEKMKAQLSNKADFHSSRFVWTGMALLSVQGGALAWLTWWVYSWDVMEPVTYFITYATSIGAFSYYVLTKQDYIYPDAKDRQFLHYFYKAASRNKFNVEKYNELRDEMAEVEEDLRRLRYPTEFQLPLEQIQPKP; encoded by the exons ATGGCTTCGGTGAGGCTGGTCGGTAAAGTTACGGCGAGACTTTCGGGAAGTATTCAGCCTCTTCGCTGCGGTCTCAGAACTACCCGCCCGCTAACCTTTCTTCACCAG gcTCAAAAGAGGCCATCTCTACTGGGAAATTCTCATTTCTACAGTACACTTGCATCATCCAGTG ACGTGGCTTTGAGGTACAAGTATGGCCGTTTGGTTCTGGAGGTCCCGTTGCCCTCCAGGAAAGAGAAGTGCCTGTTCTTCCTCCGGCCCATGCTGATGAGCGTCGGTGACCTGATCACAGACCTGCACAGAGAAGACCCCGGAGCCATAACTTCTATATCCTCCAAGG ATGGAGAGCCGATAGCAAACACCACGCTGATAGACGCCCTGTTGGACAAAGGCTTCCAGCTCATCGTCAACGATGCAGTTTATAATGTCTGCGCCCCTGAAAAAG TGCCTTCTCCTGCGGCGCTGTCCGGTGAGCAGGCCGCGCAGTTGAAGGACATGAAGCACGTTGTGCACCTGCTGCACACGGCCCTCCACCTGCCCGAACACCACTTGCTGAAAGAGAGACAGCTGCTGGAGAGACTGGACAACCTCAAACAGGAGCTGTCCCCTCTGGAGAAG ATGAAGGCACAGCTGTCCAACAAAGCGGATTTCCACAGCTCCAGGTTCGTGTGGACCGGCATGGCCCTGTTATCTGTGCAGGGTGGCGCTCTGGCCTGGCTCACGTGGTGGGTCTATTCATGGGACGTCATGGAGCCGGTCACTTACTTCATCACCTACGCCACCAGCATTGGAGCCTTCTCCTATTATGTCCTTACCAAACAG GATTATATATACCCAGACGCTAAAGACCGTCAGTTCCTGCATTACTTTTACAAGGCGGCCAGCAGGAACAAATTCAACGTTGAAAAATACAATGAACTAAGGGATGAGATGGCAGAG gtggaggaggatctGAGACGTCTGAGGTATCCGACTGAATTTCAGCTTCCACTTGAACAGATCCAGCCAAAGCCGTGA